In Oleiharenicola lentus, the following are encoded in one genomic region:
- the ptsP gene encoding phosphoenolpyruvate--protein phosphotransferase, producing MPTPAKSEIIVQGLAASKGIAYGQVFLYLQSELEIPRYSVDPDKRVAEIARFEQALIATRQQVAKIREQVTQNLGEEEALIFDAHLMVLEDQALIGETIRDFQKSGLNIETCFNAVAQRYIQAFAEIDDEYLRERAADIKDVAKRVLHVLLGQTAGSLTELVDKRIIVANDISPSEAAGIDRSAALGIVTDAGSRTSHAVIVARSMKIPAVVGAEGLTTRLKDTDWLLVDGYEGVVVINPSEQTLFRYGKIQKAKQTFESRLLAANDLPAETLDGVAVSLRANIEKPDEIALVKQYRAAGVGLYRTEFLFLSTDRMPTEDQQYAAYREIVAGLAPAPVTIRTLDVGGDKPLPGDPTLIGPEANPFLGFRAIRMCLENPELFKTQLRAILRASAHGKVEVMYPMISGVEELDRANSLLAEAKAELRQRNLAFDDNVSVGTMIEIPSAAIAGDLLAERSGFFSIGTNDLIQYLLAIDRGNSRIAHLYDPTHPAVIRVLRQIVETGHARGLKVSVCGEMAGDALYAPLLLGLGVDELSMTPTLVPSVRYLVRAMKMSDAKKLAAEALKQSDAKKTFALVEAFYNERMKAE from the coding sequence ATGCCGACCCCCGCCAAAAGCGAAATTATCGTCCAGGGCCTCGCCGCTTCCAAAGGCATCGCCTACGGACAGGTGTTTCTCTACCTGCAGAGCGAGCTGGAGATCCCGCGCTACTCGGTGGACCCCGACAAGCGGGTGGCCGAGATCGCGCGCTTCGAGCAGGCGCTGATCGCCACGCGCCAGCAGGTGGCCAAGATCCGCGAGCAGGTCACCCAGAACCTCGGCGAGGAGGAGGCGCTGATCTTTGACGCGCACCTGATGGTGCTGGAGGACCAGGCGCTGATCGGCGAGACCATCCGCGATTTCCAGAAGAGCGGCCTGAACATCGAGACCTGCTTCAACGCCGTCGCCCAGCGCTACATCCAGGCCTTTGCCGAGATTGACGACGAGTATCTCCGCGAACGTGCCGCCGACATCAAGGACGTGGCCAAGCGTGTGCTCCATGTGCTCCTCGGCCAGACCGCCGGCAGTCTCACGGAGCTGGTGGACAAGCGGATCATCGTGGCGAACGACATCTCGCCCTCCGAGGCCGCGGGGATCGACCGCAGCGCCGCGCTCGGCATCGTGACCGACGCCGGCAGCCGCACCAGCCACGCGGTGATTGTCGCCCGCTCGATGAAGATTCCCGCGGTGGTGGGCGCCGAGGGCCTCACCACCCGCCTGAAGGACACGGATTGGCTGCTCGTGGACGGCTACGAGGGCGTGGTGGTCATCAATCCGTCGGAGCAGACGCTGTTCCGCTACGGCAAGATCCAGAAAGCCAAGCAGACCTTCGAGTCGCGCCTGCTCGCCGCCAATGACCTGCCGGCCGAGACCCTCGACGGCGTGGCGGTCTCGCTGCGCGCGAACATCGAGAAGCCCGACGAGATCGCGCTCGTGAAGCAATACCGCGCGGCCGGCGTGGGACTTTACCGCACAGAGTTTCTGTTCCTCAGCACCGACCGGATGCCGACCGAGGACCAGCAATACGCCGCCTACCGGGAGATCGTGGCCGGCCTGGCTCCGGCGCCGGTGACGATCCGCACGCTGGACGTCGGAGGCGACAAGCCGTTGCCGGGCGATCCCACGCTGATCGGGCCCGAAGCCAATCCTTTCCTGGGGTTCCGCGCGATCCGCATGTGCCTGGAGAATCCCGAGCTGTTCAAGACCCAGCTGCGCGCCATCCTGCGCGCCAGTGCCCACGGCAAGGTCGAGGTGATGTATCCGATGATCAGCGGCGTCGAGGAGCTGGACCGGGCGAACAGCCTCCTCGCCGAAGCCAAGGCCGAGCTCCGGCAACGCAATCTCGCCTTCGACGACAACGTCAGCGTGGGCACGATGATCGAGATACCGAGCGCCGCGATCGCGGGCGACCTGCTGGCCGAGCGCAGCGGATTCTTCAGCATCGGCACCAACGATCTCATCCAATACCTGCTGGCCATCGATCGCGGCAACAGCCGCATCGCCCACCTCTACGATCCCACGCACCCCGCGGTCATCCGCGTGCTCCGGCAGATCGTGGAAACCGGGCATGCCCGCGGCCTGAAGGTCAGCGTGTGCGGCGAGATGGCCGGCGATGCCCTCTACGCGCCCCTGCTGCTCGGCCTGGGCGTGGACGAGCTGAGCATGACGCCCACGCTCGTGCCCTCCGTGCGCTACCTGGTCCGGGCGATGAAAATGAGCGACGCAAAGAAGCTTGCCGCCGAGGCGCTCAAGCAGAGCGATGCGAAGAAGACCTTCGCGCTGGTCGAGGCATTCTACAACGAACGGATGAAGGCGGAGTAG
- the ispE gene encoding 4-(cytidine 5'-diphospho)-2-C-methyl-D-erythritol kinase encodes MDVTVFSPAKINLFLAVTGRRADGFHDLVSVAAPLDFGDELKAETGGRRTEAGGVFSLECDQAEVPADGSNLVLKAAEAFANATGWRETVRFKLTKRIPMGAGLGGGSSNAVAALRALNRLSGDRLEAAGLERLAAGLGSDCVLFLRDAPVVMRGRGERVELLPVAATERLRGRSALLFKPGFGISTPWAYGRMVARGTDYLPAPEAETKLAAWLGGAAPAEELLFNNMEPAAFEKYLALPVLLEKLRREFGVAAAMSGSGSTCYALLRDGQVTSALIARIRELWGTEIFMREARLA; translated from the coding sequence ATGGACGTGACCGTTTTCAGCCCCGCGAAGATCAACCTGTTCCTGGCCGTGACCGGCCGCCGGGCGGATGGGTTCCATGACCTTGTGTCGGTGGCGGCGCCGCTGGACTTCGGGGACGAGCTGAAGGCGGAAACCGGTGGCCGGAGAACGGAGGCCGGGGGAGTTTTTTCGTTGGAGTGCGACCAGGCCGAGGTGCCGGCGGATGGGAGCAACCTCGTGCTAAAGGCAGCGGAGGCCTTTGCGAATGCCACGGGGTGGCGCGAGACGGTGCGCTTCAAACTGACCAAGCGCATCCCGATGGGCGCGGGCCTGGGGGGCGGCAGCAGCAACGCGGTGGCGGCGTTGCGGGCACTGAACCGGCTCTCCGGCGACAGGCTTGAGGCCGCCGGTCTCGAACGCCTGGCTGCGGGGTTGGGGTCGGACTGCGTGCTGTTTTTGCGTGATGCGCCGGTGGTGATGCGCGGACGCGGCGAGCGGGTGGAATTGCTGCCGGTGGCCGCGACGGAGCGGTTGCGCGGGCGTTCCGCGCTGCTGTTCAAGCCCGGATTCGGCATCAGCACGCCGTGGGCCTATGGGCGCATGGTGGCGCGCGGCACCGACTACCTGCCGGCGCCCGAGGCCGAGACCAAGCTGGCGGCATGGCTGGGCGGGGCGGCGCCGGCTGAGGAACTTTTGTTCAACAACATGGAGCCGGCGGCGTTTGAGAAATACCTCGCGCTGCCGGTGCTGCTGGAAAAATTGCGTCGGGAGTTCGGGGTCGCGGCCGCCATGAGTGGCAGCGGCAGCACTTGTTACGCGTTGTTGCGTGACGGGCAGGTTACATCGGCCCTGATTGCCCGCATCCGCGAGTTGTGGGGGACGGAAATTTTCATGCGGGAGGCGCGGCTGGCCTAG
- the pyrF gene encoding orotidine-5'-phosphate decarboxylase has protein sequence MPCDLILALDVPTREEAAPILRQLRGQLRWVKLGLQMFTAYGPNYVREVAGMGFDIFLDLKLHDIPNTVGKAVESLGPLPIKMLTLHTSGGGEMMRFAKAAQEKTNPNLLLLGVTVLTSTDAAGLNEIGVGVSPAEQVARLGKLATVSGLRGLVCSPLEVELLRRTLPASTQLVTPGIRPSGEAGGDDQKRVMSPAEAARAGSSYIVVGRPILKAADPAAAARAILAELNGA, from the coding sequence ATGCCCTGCGACCTGATCCTCGCCCTCGATGTCCCCACGCGCGAAGAAGCCGCGCCGATCCTCCGCCAGTTGCGCGGCCAGCTCCGCTGGGTGAAGCTCGGCCTCCAGATGTTCACCGCCTACGGGCCGAACTACGTGCGCGAGGTCGCCGGCATGGGCTTCGACATCTTCCTCGACCTGAAACTGCACGACATCCCCAACACCGTCGGCAAGGCGGTCGAGTCGCTCGGGCCGCTGCCGATCAAGATGCTCACGCTCCACACCTCCGGCGGCGGCGAAATGATGCGTTTCGCCAAGGCCGCCCAGGAAAAAACCAATCCCAACCTCCTGCTCCTCGGCGTGACCGTACTGACCTCGACCGACGCCGCCGGCCTCAACGAAATCGGCGTGGGCGTCTCGCCCGCCGAGCAGGTCGCCCGCCTCGGTAAGCTCGCCACCGTCTCCGGCCTGCGCGGCTTGGTCTGTTCGCCGCTCGAGGTCGAATTGCTCCGCCGTACCCTCCCCGCTTCCACGCAACTGGTCACCCCCGGCATCCGCCCCTCCGGCGAGGCTGGCGGCGACGACCAGAAGCGCGTGATGTCACCTGCCGAGGCCGCCCGCGCCGGCTCCAGTTACATCGTTGTCGGCCGCCCCATCCTCAAGGCCGCCGATCCCGCCGCCGCCGCCCGCGCCATCCTCGCCGAGCTCAACGGCGCCTGA
- the ispD gene encoding 2-C-methyl-D-erythritol 4-phosphate cytidylyltransferase: MSRTAAILLAAGSSRRMNGAVEDKVLAPLGGKPVFAHSAATFVRSGVVDFFVVTYRDQAQMVGLSAYAPTPAIFVRGGAERQDSVAAALAELPDDISHVFIHDCARPLVRAEQLVGLYKIVRREHAVVLAHRVTDTIKDHRGEGRLRTLDRKHLWAMETPQVFARELICKAYAKVAARKLSITDDASAVERLKHPVALLENPHPNPKLTTPADLAYLEFLLTQNTGSRPPFAAH; this comes from the coding sequence ATGTCCCGCACCGCCGCCATCCTCCTCGCCGCCGGAAGCAGCCGCCGCATGAATGGCGCGGTGGAGGACAAGGTTCTCGCCCCTCTTGGCGGCAAGCCGGTCTTCGCCCATTCTGCCGCCACCTTCGTGCGCAGCGGCGTCGTGGATTTCTTCGTGGTCACCTACCGCGACCAGGCCCAGATGGTCGGCCTCTCCGCCTACGCGCCCACGCCCGCCATCTTCGTGCGCGGCGGAGCGGAACGGCAGGATTCGGTCGCCGCCGCGCTCGCCGAGCTGCCCGACGACATCAGCCATGTCTTCATTCACGACTGCGCCCGCCCGCTGGTGCGCGCCGAGCAGCTGGTCGGCCTCTACAAGATCGTCCGCCGCGAGCACGCCGTCGTCCTCGCCCACCGCGTGACCGACACCATCAAGGACCACCGCGGCGAAGGCCGCCTACGCACCCTCGACCGCAAGCACCTCTGGGCCATGGAAACCCCCCAGGTCTTCGCCCGCGAACTCATCTGCAAGGCCTACGCCAAGGTCGCCGCTCGCAAACTCTCCATCACCGACGACGCCTCCGCCGTGGAACGGCTCAAGCACCCGGTCGCCCTGCTGGAGAACCCGCACCCGAATCCCAAGCTCACCACCCCCGCCGACCTCGCCTATCTGGAGTTCCTGCTCACGCAGAACACCGGCTCACGCCCGCCGTTCGCCGCGCATTGA
- the ispF gene encoding 2-C-methyl-D-erythritol 2,4-cyclodiphosphate synthase, which translates to MNFRIGHGYDIHRTIAGRPLVLGGVQFDAPFGLDGHSDADALTHAICDALLGAAGLPDIGHFFPNTDPQWKNADSQVLLQRVVAALHERGWSPVNVDATLIAEKPKIAPRLAEMKAALARSTGLPVDAVGLKATTNEGSDDIGRGLAIAAHAVALIRKA; encoded by the coding sequence ATGAATTTTCGCATCGGCCACGGCTACGACATCCACCGCACCATCGCGGGCCGGCCCCTCGTCCTCGGCGGCGTGCAGTTTGACGCCCCTTTCGGCCTCGACGGCCACTCCGACGCCGACGCGCTCACCCACGCCATCTGCGACGCCCTGCTCGGCGCCGCCGGCCTGCCCGACATCGGCCACTTTTTTCCGAACACCGACCCGCAGTGGAAGAATGCCGACTCCCAGGTCCTGCTTCAGCGCGTGGTCGCCGCGTTGCACGAGCGCGGTTGGTCCCCGGTCAACGTGGACGCCACGCTCATCGCCGAGAAACCCAAGATCGCCCCCCGCCTCGCCGAAATGAAGGCCGCCCTCGCCCGCTCCACCGGCCTGCCCGTGGATGCCGTCGGCCTGAAAGCCACGACCAACGAGGGCAGCGACGACATTGGCCGCGGGCTCGCCATCGCCGCCCACGCCGTCGCGCTGATCCGAAAAGCTTAG
- a CDS encoding peptide ABC transporter substrate-binding protein, whose translation MASCSKRETAVERGLREQVLHRGLAADLSGLDPHLITGLPEINVASTLFEGLVGEHPETGAPVPAVAERWEISADGLTWTFHLRANAKWSNGEPVTAHDFVASIQRVLNKSLGADNAAMLFVLANAESWYQGGVTDFAQVGALALDDRTLRLTLAHPAPYLPSLLCLPVWYPVPLRTLEQHGGSTARDTRWTEPANLVGNGPFVLKVNRRSEVIIVEKSPTYWDAATVRLRAIHFHPAADVDAEERAFRAGQLHLTEALPVAKVDSYRKEKSPALRISPFLDTYFYRLNTTRPGLDNALVRRALSLALDRAAITDKITRGGQRPAASFTPHGLDGYTPPASLREDTAEAKRLLAEAGFPEGRGLPPLEIMINSSGNHRVIAEAVQQMWRRLGVTVEVNNMEQSSLFAKRRALDYSVLRSEWVADFADPKSFLDVFRGGSSNNHTGWNNLRYDALLHAADRTAEPAARHELLAQAETLLLEELPIIPIYHFTTVRLVHPAVRGWHPLPLDRHPYKHVWLEQ comes from the coding sequence TTGGCATCCTGCTCGAAGCGTGAGACTGCCGTCGAGCGCGGCCTTCGCGAACAGGTGCTCCACCGCGGCCTCGCCGCCGACCTCTCGGGCCTCGACCCACACCTGATCACCGGGCTGCCCGAGATCAACGTCGCCTCCACGCTCTTCGAAGGGCTCGTCGGCGAACACCCCGAAACCGGCGCACCCGTGCCCGCAGTCGCCGAGCGCTGGGAAATCTCCGCCGACGGCCTGACCTGGACCTTTCACCTCCGCGCCAACGCCAAATGGTCCAACGGCGAGCCCGTCACCGCCCACGATTTCGTGGCTTCCATCCAACGCGTGCTCAACAAATCACTCGGCGCCGACAACGCCGCGATGCTCTTCGTCCTCGCGAACGCCGAGTCCTGGTATCAGGGCGGGGTGACCGACTTCGCCCAAGTGGGCGCCCTCGCCCTCGACGACCGCACCCTCCGCCTCACGCTCGCCCATCCCGCACCCTACCTCCCTTCTCTGCTCTGCCTCCCGGTTTGGTATCCTGTCCCTCTGCGGACCCTCGAACAACACGGCGGCAGCACCGCGCGCGACACCCGCTGGACCGAGCCCGCCAACCTCGTGGGCAACGGTCCCTTCGTGCTCAAGGTCAACCGCCGCAGCGAGGTGATCATCGTCGAGAAATCCCCGACCTATTGGGACGCCGCCACCGTGCGTCTCCGCGCCATCCACTTTCACCCCGCCGCCGATGTGGACGCCGAGGAACGCGCCTTCCGCGCCGGCCAGCTGCACCTCACCGAGGCCCTGCCGGTTGCCAAGGTGGACAGCTACCGGAAGGAAAAATCACCGGCGCTGCGCATCAGCCCTTTTCTCGACACCTACTTCTATCGGCTCAACACCACGCGTCCGGGCCTCGACAACGCCCTCGTGCGCCGCGCCCTCAGTCTCGCGCTCGATCGGGCGGCCATCACCGACAAGATCACCCGTGGCGGCCAGCGTCCCGCCGCGAGCTTCACCCCGCACGGCTTGGATGGCTACACCCCGCCCGCGTCCCTGCGTGAAGACACCGCCGAGGCAAAGCGCCTGCTCGCGGAAGCGGGTTTTCCCGAAGGCCGCGGCCTGCCTCCGCTGGAGATCATGATCAACAGCTCCGGCAATCACCGCGTGATCGCCGAGGCCGTGCAACAGATGTGGCGGCGGCTCGGCGTGACGGTCGAGGTCAACAACATGGAGCAATCCTCCCTCTTCGCGAAACGCCGCGCCCTCGACTATTCCGTGCTCCGCTCGGAGTGGGTGGCGGATTTCGCCGACCCGAAGTCCTTCCTCGATGTCTTCCGCGGCGGCTCGAGCAACAACCACACCGGGTGGAACAACCTCCGCTACGACGCCCTGCTCCACGCCGCTGATCGCACCGCCGAACCGGCGGCACGCCATGAGCTGCTCGCCCAGGCCGAAACCTTGTTGCTGGAGGAACTGCCCATCATTCCGATCTACCATTTCACGACCGTCCGGCTCGTGCATCCCGCCGTGCGCGGCTGGCACCCGCTGCCCCTCGACCGGCACCCTTACAAGCATGTGTGGCTGGAGCAGTAG
- a CDS encoding peptide ABC transporter substrate-binding protein encodes MGLCGGCSKRELPTPTESVLRIAQRNEPATLDPQLATLPDEFFILRAVSEGLVTPNPDGGTPLPGVAERWESSADGLTWTFHLRANAKWSNGDPVTSRDFAFTVARAHTPGSLSPKTALFQNVEATGSLDAHTFIVRLRRPDDGFLALAASGPWLPVHAPTVTRHGAQWTRPGHFVGNGPFTLAEWLPNQRITVIRNPAYWNADAVKLEAMQFLAFDSSDTEERAFRAGQIDVSMTVPFAKLESYRQSSPTLMHTVPLHETRYIALNVTRPPLNDVRVRRALSLALDRRVLVEKVMKGGQRPAYAFASPGLGGYQPAAQLTEDATEARRLLAEAGFPGGKGFPALELTTWGAGNLVLEAIQQRWRTELGITVSIIQREAHTHLVSLAKGDYALGYATAIPDYDSPLDVLQRLVSGDPGNYPQWRNPSYDRLVSTGDLTGAEQVLLDELPLIPLYYNNRNYLLRPGVRGWREDALWTRFYQNVRFGEK; translated from the coding sequence TTGGGCCTTTGCGGAGGTTGTTCGAAGCGTGAACTGCCGACGCCCACCGAGTCCGTCCTGCGCATCGCCCAGCGCAACGAGCCCGCGACCCTCGACCCGCAGCTCGCCACGCTGCCCGACGAATTCTTCATCCTGCGCGCGGTCAGCGAAGGCCTCGTGACGCCCAATCCCGACGGCGGCACACCCCTGCCCGGCGTGGCCGAGCGCTGGGAATCCTCCGCCGACGGCCTGACCTGGACCTTCCACCTGCGCGCCAACGCGAAGTGGTCCAATGGCGACCCGGTCACGTCGCGGGACTTCGCCTTCACCGTGGCGCGCGCCCACACGCCGGGCTCCCTCTCGCCAAAGACTGCGCTCTTCCAGAATGTGGAGGCGACCGGTTCGCTCGACGCGCACACGTTCATCGTGCGGCTCCGCCGGCCCGATGACGGCTTCCTCGCCCTGGCCGCCAGCGGCCCATGGCTGCCGGTGCATGCGCCGACGGTGACCCGCCACGGTGCACAGTGGACCCGCCCCGGGCACTTCGTGGGCAACGGACCGTTCACCCTCGCCGAGTGGCTGCCCAACCAGCGGATCACCGTGATCAGAAACCCCGCCTACTGGAACGCCGACGCCGTCAAGCTGGAGGCCATGCAATTCCTTGCCTTCGACAGCAGCGATACCGAGGAACGCGCCTTCCGCGCCGGCCAGATCGATGTCAGCATGACCGTCCCCTTCGCCAAGCTGGAGAGTTACCGGCAGAGCAGCCCGACGCTGATGCACACCGTCCCGCTCCATGAGACCCGCTACATCGCCCTCAACGTCACCCGGCCGCCGCTCAACGATGTGCGGGTCCGCCGCGCCCTGAGCCTCGCCCTCGACCGCCGGGTGCTGGTGGAGAAGGTGATGAAGGGCGGGCAGCGGCCCGCCTACGCCTTTGCTTCGCCGGGACTGGGTGGCTACCAACCGGCCGCGCAACTCACCGAGGATGCCACCGAGGCCCGGCGACTCCTCGCCGAGGCAGGGTTCCCCGGCGGCAAGGGGTTTCCCGCCCTCGAACTCACCACCTGGGGCGCCGGTAACCTCGTGCTCGAGGCCATCCAGCAGCGCTGGCGCACCGAGCTTGGGATCACGGTGTCGATCATTCAGCGCGAGGCCCACACGCACCTCGTGAGCCTCGCCAAGGGCGACTACGCCCTCGGCTACGCCACCGCCATTCCCGACTACGACAGCCCGCTCGACGTGCTGCAGCGTCTCGTCTCCGGCGACCCGGGCAACTACCCGCAATGGCGCAACCCGTCCTACGACCGGCTGGTCTCTACCGGCGATCTCACCGGGGCCGAGCAGGTCCTGCTGGATGAACTTCCCCTGATCCCCCTCTACTACAACAACCGCAATTACCTCCTGCGCCCCGGGGTCCGCGGCTGGCGTGAGGACGCCCTTTGGACGCGTTTCTACCAGAACGTCCGCTTCGGGGAAAAATGA
- a CDS encoding peptide ABC transporter substrate-binding protein, with protein sequence MLKLLLWPTALLALLATSACGRKEPAANPGEGPAPRILLYGNGAEPQDLDPQTVTGVPENKLINAFFEGLVSYGNEETDTVGGVAERWDISPDGLTYTFHLRANAKWSNGDPVTATDFVRSYQRILTPEIAAEYAYKFYAVVGAEDFQKGTLKDFSRVGFRAIDERTLEVRLKHRVPYLLEAMKHYAWFPVHIPTVGKHGGLAKRGTAWTREENIVGNGPFVLKSWRPNQKIVATRSPTYWDRATVKLDEIHFFPTENLETEERMFRTGQLHKTYELPAAKIDVYQRDFPESYRSDPYYGSYFFRFNVTRKPLNDVRVRRALSLAIDRESLVKNVVRGGMVAAYGLTPPSTKFTARARLTGDVAEARRLLAEAGYPEGRGFPRIELLYNTHENHRRVCEALQEMWRQNLGIEVGLLNQEWKVYIRSMDVLDYDMARGGWIGDYYDPNSFYDTFITGGGNNRTGWSNARYDQLLRDTGTAPDETARMELYQQMEEIIVQDLPVMPVYFYRKIFALSPKVYWPANPMDNQNWKFVRFKE encoded by the coding sequence ATGCTAAAACTTCTTCTTTGGCCGACGGCCCTCCTTGCTCTGCTGGCCACCAGTGCCTGCGGACGCAAGGAACCGGCCGCCAATCCCGGCGAAGGTCCGGCCCCCAGGATCCTCCTCTACGGCAACGGCGCCGAGCCGCAGGACCTCGACCCGCAGACCGTGACGGGCGTCCCGGAGAACAAGCTGATCAACGCCTTCTTCGAAGGCCTGGTCTCCTACGGCAACGAGGAGACCGACACCGTGGGCGGCGTCGCCGAGCGCTGGGACATTTCGCCGGACGGGCTGACCTACACGTTCCACCTGCGCGCCAACGCGAAGTGGTCCAATGGTGATCCGGTCACCGCCACGGACTTCGTGCGCTCCTACCAGCGCATCCTCACCCCGGAAATCGCCGCCGAATACGCCTACAAGTTCTACGCCGTCGTCGGCGCCGAGGATTTCCAGAAGGGCACACTGAAGGATTTCAGCCGGGTCGGTTTCCGCGCCATCGACGAGCGCACCCTCGAGGTCCGACTCAAACACCGCGTCCCCTACCTGCTTGAGGCCATGAAGCACTACGCGTGGTTCCCCGTGCACATCCCCACGGTCGGGAAGCACGGCGGCCTCGCCAAGCGCGGCACCGCCTGGACCCGCGAGGAGAACATCGTGGGCAACGGTCCCTTCGTCCTGAAGAGCTGGCGCCCCAACCAGAAGATCGTCGCCACCCGCTCGCCCACCTACTGGGACCGCGCCACCGTCAAGCTCGACGAGATCCATTTCTTTCCGACCGAAAACCTGGAGACGGAGGAGCGCATGTTCCGCACCGGCCAGCTGCACAAAACCTACGAGCTGCCCGCCGCCAAGATCGACGTGTATCAGCGCGACTTTCCGGAATCCTACCGCTCCGACCCCTACTACGGCTCGTATTTCTTCCGCTTCAACGTCACCCGCAAGCCCCTTAACGACGTGCGCGTGCGGCGCGCGCTTTCCCTCGCCATTGACCGCGAGAGCCTCGTGAAGAACGTCGTGCGCGGTGGCATGGTGGCCGCCTATGGTCTCACCCCGCCCTCCACCAAGTTCACCGCTCGCGCCCGGCTGACCGGCGACGTCGCGGAAGCCCGACGCCTGCTCGCCGAGGCCGGTTATCCGGAAGGCCGCGGCTTCCCGCGGATCGAACTGCTCTACAACACCCACGAGAACCACCGCCGCGTCTGCGAGGCCCTGCAGGAAATGTGGCGCCAGAACCTCGGCATCGAGGTCGGCCTGCTGAACCAGGAGTGGAAGGTCTATATCCGCAGCATGGACGTGCTCGACTACGACATGGCCCGGGGCGGCTGGATCGGCGACTACTACGACCCGAACTCCTTCTACGACACCTTCATCACCGGCGGCGGCAACAACCGCACCGGCTGGTCCAACGCGCGCTACGACCAGCTGCTGCGCGACACCGGCACCGCCCCCGACGAAACCGCACGCATGGAGCTCTACCAGCAGATGGAGGAAATCATCGTTCAGGACCTCCCCGTCATGCCGGTTTATTTCTACCGCAAGATATTCGCCCTCTCGCCCAAGGTCTATTGGCCCGCCAATCCAATGGACAACCAGAACTGGAAATTCGTCCGCTTCAAGGAATAG
- a CDS encoding ABC transporter permease, whose translation MIRFVFRRLLQTLPVLFVIVTATFFMVRFVPGGPFTAEKAVPPEIMRNLEAHYGMDKPLWQQYLDYLGKVLRGDLGPSFKYSNRTVNEIIGDKLPVSLELGGLALGVALLIGLPLGVLAAVRRNTWLDYSCGMVGMAGICVPTFVLGPLLVLFFAIHLGWFNASGWYGPADRVLPATVLGFVYAAYIMRLTRGGMLEVLNQDFIRTARAKGASEARIIFRHALRGGLLPVVAFLGPGIAGILTGSFVIETIFQIPGLGREFVNSAFNRDYTLVLGTVILYASLIVICNLIVDVLQVWLNPRLKFE comes from the coding sequence ATGATCCGCTTTGTTTTCCGTCGCCTCCTCCAGACCCTCCCGGTCCTGTTCGTGATCGTCACGGCGACCTTCTTCATGGTGCGCTTCGTGCCGGGCGGTCCTTTCACCGCCGAGAAGGCCGTCCCGCCCGAGATCATGCGAAACCTCGAGGCGCATTACGGCATGGATAAGCCGCTGTGGCAGCAATACCTCGACTACCTCGGCAAGGTGTTGCGCGGTGACCTCGGACCCTCGTTCAAGTATTCCAACCGCACGGTCAACGAGATCATCGGCGACAAGCTGCCCGTGTCGCTCGAACTCGGCGGTCTGGCCCTCGGCGTCGCGCTCCTGATCGGCCTCCCCTTGGGCGTGCTCGCCGCCGTGCGTCGCAACACCTGGCTCGACTACAGCTGCGGCATGGTGGGCATGGCGGGCATCTGCGTGCCGACCTTCGTGCTCGGCCCGCTGCTCGTGCTGTTCTTCGCCATCCACCTCGGCTGGTTCAACGCCTCGGGCTGGTATGGCCCGGCGGACCGGGTGCTGCCCGCCACGGTGCTGGGGTTTGTCTATGCCGCCTACATCATGCGCCTGACCCGCGGCGGCATGCTCGAGGTGCTCAACCAGGACTTCATCCGCACCGCGCGCGCCAAGGGCGCCTCGGAGGCGCGCATCATTTTCCGCCATGCCTTGCGCGGCGGTCTGCTGCCGGTGGTCGCCTTTCTCGGGCCCGGCATCGCGGGCATCCTCACGGGCTCGTTCGTGATCGAAACCATCTTCCAGATTCCCGGCCTCGGCCGGGAGTTCGTGAACAGCGCCTTCAACCGCGACTACACCCTCGTGCTCGGCACCGTCATCCTCTACGCGAGCCTGATCGTGATCTGCAACCTGATCGTGGACGTCCTCCAGGTCTGGCTCAACCCCCGCCTGAAGTTCGAATGA